The following coding sequences lie in one Clupea harengus chromosome 23, Ch_v2.0.2, whole genome shotgun sequence genomic window:
- the tap2t gene encoding antigen peptide transporter 2: MSGTLQHTLLPYVFVLTFDAILWLLAWLLLITNSVGVTWLWCYRLVCWGILHYLAQLINIENGQTVLTRWVAALCLTSPAYEAGKTLGLFNSSNNCTVPDVGMVVLYVASASMACLLWEWGFPDKANGDNGKEKKKQEARALLMRVMRYSAPDYLYLAAAFLFLTLTALGETYIPIYVGKVIDILSGTYDHNGFLWAIGLMGLYSLGSSLFGGLRGGMFMCTLCRLNKRVRHMLFQNLMRQEINFFEENKPGSLSSRLISDTDKMGRSVAMNVNVLLRSLVKTVGMLYFMLGLSWELTLLACVEMPLVAALQNNYNKFSQDLTQQLQDCQAETREMASEAIGAVRTVRSFHAESQELGRYEEALKRMSHIKRRKGIYSAVFLLLRRMVTVGIKVLMLLQGRVLISTQQLSMGSLLSFVLYQKDMATNMKHLVYIYGDMLSTATSSVKVFQLLDRKPKMKEEGSSAPQQLKGKLAFHNVTFSYPSSPDIQALKNVTLEVGAGKMTALVGPSGGGKSSCVSLLQRFYEPQEGEVLLDGKPLHFYPQQYLHSKMAMVSQNPVLFSGSVRYNIKYGLKGCSDEQVEEAAKRANADNFICKLEDGYNTDVGECGGQLSSGQKQCIAIARALVRRPQILILDECTSSMDVNTQEAVQAVLNGAEGQTVLVIAHRLQTVERADHIIFMDNGEVLEQGTQQQLMDMKGQYYRLKEKLFHAD; encoded by the exons ATGTCTGGGACACTCCAACACACTTTACTACCATACGTGTTTGTCTTGACATTTGACGCTATCTTGTGGCTACTAGCTTGGCTTTTGCTAATCACAAACAGCGTAGGTGTTACTTGGCTGTGGTGTTACAGGCTGGTATGTTGGGGAATACTTCATTATTTGGCGCAGTTGATCAATATTGAGAACGGTCAGACGGTCCTGACGCGATGGGTGGCAGCACTGTGTCTCACCTCTCCCGCGTACGAGGCTGGAAAGACTTTGGGTCTTTTCAACTCAAGTAACAACTGCACAGTTCCTGATGTCGGAATGGTGGTACTATATGTGGCCTCCGCCAGCATGGCATGTCTGCTGTGGGAGTGGGGTTTTCCGGACAAGGCGAATGGTGATAAcggaaaggagaagaagaaacaaGAGGCCCGGGCACTGCTCATGAGGGTGATGCGTTATTCAGCTCCAGACTATCTTTACCTGGCGGctgccttcctcttcctcaccttGACAGCTCTGG GCGAGACATACATCCCAATATATGTTGGGAAAGTAATTGATATTCTGAGTGGTACCTATGATCACAACGGCTTCCTCTGGGCGATTGGCCTCATGGGTCTGTACTCTCTGGGAAG TTCTTTGTTTGGTGGACTACGTGGGGGTATGTTCATGTGCACCCTCTGTCGACTGAACAAGAGAGTACGACACATGCTCTTTCAGAACCTAATGCGACAGGAGATTAACTTCTTCGAGGAAAACAAACCAG gcagcctctcctctcgtctcatcTCAGACACCGATAAGATGGGCCGCTCCGTGGCCATGAACGTGAACGTTCTCCTGCGCAGCCTGGTGAAGACGGTGGGCATGTTGTACTTTATGCTGGGCCTCTCCTGGGAGCTCACGCTGCTCGCCTGTGTGGAGATGCCCCTAGTGGCCGCGTTGCAGAACAACTACAACAAGTTCTCACAG GATCTGACccagcagctgcaggactgtCAGGCGGAGACGCGAGAGATGGCCAGCGAGGCCATCGGGGCGGTGCGGACGGTGCGCAGCTTCCACGCCGAGAGCCAGGAGCTGGGGCGCTACGAAGAGGCCCTGAAGAGGATGTCCCACATCAAGAGGCGCAAGGGCATCTACAGCGCCGTATTCCTTCTGCTGAGGAGG ATGGTGACTGTTGGTATAAaggtgctgatgctgctgcaggGACGAGTCCTCATCTCCACCCAGCAGCTCAGCATGGGGAGCCTGCTCTCCTTTGTCCTCTATCAGAAAGACATGGCCACTAATATGAAG CATCTGGTGTACATCTATGGAGACATGCTGAGCACCGCGACTTCGTCTGTCAAAGTGTTCCAGCTCCTCGACAGGAAACCTAAAATGAAGGAGGAAGGCTCGTCGGCCCCCCAACAACTGAAGGGCAAACTAGCTTTTCACAATGTCACTTTCTCGTACCCCTCTAGTCCGGACATCCAGGCACTGAAG AATGTCACACTGGAGGTGGGTGCAGGGAAAATGACTGCGCTAGTTGGGCCCTCCGGTGGTGGGAAGAGCTCCTGTGTGAGTCTGCTGCAGCGCTTCTACGAGCCGCAGGAAGGAGAGGTGCTGCTGGACGGGAAACCCCTCCACTTCTACCCGCAGCAGTACCTACACAGCAAG aTGGCTATggtatcccagaatcctgttCTGTTCTCGGGCTCAGTCAGATACAATATCAAGTATGGCCTAAAGGGTTGCAGTGACGAACAGGTGGAGGAAGCAGCGAAGAGAGCCAACGCTGACAACTTCATCTGCAAACTAGAGGATGGCTATAACACAG ACGTGGGGGAGTGCGGAGGTCAGCTCTCCTCTGGCCAGAAGCAGTGCATTGCCATCGCCCGCGCCCTGGTGAGGAGACCGCAGATCCTTATCCTGGATGAATGCACCAGTTCCATGGACGTCAACACACAGGAGGCT GTCCAGGCGGTTCTGAATGGGGCAGAGGGCCAGACGGTGCTGGTGATTGCCCATCGGCTGCAGACAGTGGAGCGAGCGGACCACATCATCTTCATGGACAACGGTGAGGTGCTggagcagggcacacagcagcagctcatGGACATGAAGGGACAGTACTACCGCCTCAAAGAGAAACTCTTCCATGCTGACTGA